One window from the genome of Thalassospira xiamenensis M-5 = DSM 17429 encodes:
- the uraH gene encoding hydroxyisourate hydrolase, whose amino-acid sequence MGRLTTHVLDTAKGCPVGGIRIELHRFGDGHDDLVAKAVTNADGRTDVPMLDGASFKPGEYQLVFHAGAYFDAIGLDLPEPKFLDQVVIRFGISDAQAHYHVPLLLSPFGYSTYRGS is encoded by the coding sequence ATGGGACGACTGACTACCCATGTTCTAGATACGGCAAAAGGTTGCCCGGTGGGTGGCATCCGGATCGAGCTGCACCGTTTTGGTGACGGCCATGATGATCTGGTCGCCAAAGCCGTAACCAATGCCGACGGGCGAACCGATGTGCCAATGCTTGATGGTGCCTCGTTCAAGCCGGGCGAGTATCAGCTTGTCTTTCATGCCGGGGCGTATTTCGACGCCATCGGTCTTGATCTGCCGGAGCCGAAATTCCTTGATCAGGTCGTAATCCGGTTCGGTATTTCAGATGCGCAGGCACATTATCATGTGCCGCTGTTGCTTTCGCCGTTTGGCTATTCCACCTATCGCGGCAGCTGA
- the puuE gene encoding allantoinase PuuE, translating to MTEQNYARDLIGYGANPPKANWPGKARVAVQFVLNYEEGGENCVLHGDRASEAFLSEIIGADMREGVRHMSMESIYEYGSRVGVWRILNLFRERQIPITIFAVAMALARHPKVGEVAMRDGHEICSHGYRWIDYQYFPEELEREHLHKAIDIIKDVTGERPLGWYTGRTSPNTRRLVAEEGGFLYDADDYSDELPFWSTQTETPHLIVPYTLDVNDMRFAAMQGFNSGEQYFQYLKDSFDTLYEEGAETPRMLSVGLHCRLVGRPGRFAALKRFVDYVRGHDDVWFARRIDIARHWREHHPFTENQ from the coding sequence ATGACCGAACAGAATTATGCACGCGACCTGATTGGCTATGGCGCCAATCCGCCAAAGGCCAACTGGCCGGGCAAGGCCCGTGTTGCGGTGCAGTTCGTGCTGAATTACGAGGAAGGCGGTGAAAACTGCGTTCTGCACGGGGATCGCGCGTCAGAAGCCTTCCTGTCGGAAATCATCGGTGCCGACATGCGCGAAGGCGTTCGCCATATGAGCATGGAGTCGATTTACGAATATGGTTCGCGCGTTGGTGTCTGGCGGATCCTGAACCTGTTTCGCGAACGGCAAATTCCGATCACCATCTTTGCCGTTGCCATGGCACTGGCCCGCCACCCGAAGGTTGGCGAAGTCGCGATGCGCGATGGTCATGAAATCTGTTCGCATGGTTATCGCTGGATCGATTACCAATATTTCCCCGAAGAACTTGAACGCGAACATCTGCACAAAGCCATCGACATCATCAAGGATGTGACGGGCGAACGCCCGCTTGGCTGGTATACAGGCCGCACAAGCCCGAACACCCGGCGGCTTGTCGCCGAAGAAGGCGGCTTCCTGTATGACGCGGATGATTACAGCGACGAACTGCCTTTCTGGTCGACACAGACAGAAACCCCGCATCTGATCGTGCCCTATACGCTTGATGTCAACGACATGCGCTTTGCCGCCATGCAAGGCTTCAATTCCGGCGAACAATATTTTCAATATCTGAAAGACAGTTTTGATACGCTTTACGAAGAAGGTGCTGAAACCCCGCGGATGCTATCGGTCGGTTTGCATTGCCGTCTTGTCGGCCGTCCGGGTCGGTTTGCAGCCCTGAAACGCTTTGTCGATTATGTGCGCGGTCATGATGATGTCTGGTTTGCACGTCGCATCGATATTGCGCGTCACTGGCGCGAACATCATCCGTTCACCGAAAACCAATAA
- the uraD gene encoding 2-oxo-4-hydroxy-4-carboxy-5-ureidoimidazoline decarboxylase, which translates to MTKPAKSLFETRPPSTLAQSAFVSLYGGVYEHSPWIAEQLYDRGITTALDTPDALADAMAAVVNGAIDGDKLTLLRAHPDLAGKLALAELTHSSQNEQTGAGLDQCTPDELARFTQLNDDYKKKFGFPFIFAVKGFHRTDILNAFERRVKNDIETEFNEALNQVHRIAKLRLEAL; encoded by the coding sequence ATGACCAAACCTGCAAAATCATTGTTCGAAACCCGACCACCCAGCACATTGGCGCAAAGCGCCTTTGTCTCGCTGTATGGCGGGGTTTACGAACATTCGCCCTGGATCGCTGAACAGCTATATGATCGCGGCATCACGACCGCCCTTGATACCCCTGATGCACTCGCCGATGCCATGGCAGCCGTGGTAAATGGCGCGATTGATGGTGACAAACTGACACTGCTTCGCGCCCACCCTGATCTTGCTGGCAAGCTTGCATTGGCGGAACTCACGCATTCCTCGCAGAATGAGCAAACCGGTGCCGGGCTTGATCAATGCACGCCCGATGAACTTGCCCGTTTTACGCAATTGAATGACGACTACAAAAAGAAGTTCGGTTTCCCGTTCATCTTTGCGGTCAAAGGGTTCCATCGGACCGACATCCTGAACGCATTCGAACGCCGCGTTAAGAACGATATCGAAACCGAATTTAACGAGGCCCTCAATCAGGTACACCGTATCGCCAAGCTGCGCCTCGAAGCCCTTTGA